A single region of the Procambarus clarkii isolate CNS0578487 chromosome 94, FALCON_Pclarkii_2.0, whole genome shotgun sequence genome encodes:
- the LOC138359902 gene encoding uncharacterized protein translates to MNELTRVTMNHLDNEFISIYSTVSDPEGTPFGHLAFEESLVNHLQDMALLLELQQEVRADVRRQRAEGGGRRPRQDPHPRRQAVRNDQVNFPEERDVSIQGQRQSQLGSVEMLQEEEEDDDEALERLLEAPEVSGLMDSEDSVDWLADK, encoded by the exons ATGAATGAGCTTACTAG AGTAACAATGAACCACCTTGACAATGAATTCATTTCAATATATTCAACCGTCTCTGACCCTGAAGGTACGCCGTTCGGTCACCTCGCCTTCGAAGAGTCGCTCGTCAATCATCTTCAAGATATGGCGCTTCTGTTAGAACTCCAGCAGGAGGTACGTGCGGACGTCAGGAGGCAACGGGCAGAGGGAGGTGGCCGGCGTCCCAGGCAAGACCCACATCCCCGACGCCAGGCAGTCAGGAACGACCAGGTGAATTTTCCGGAGGAACGAGACGTTAGTATACAAGGACAGAGGCAGAGTCAGTTGGGTTCGGTGGAGATgttacaggaggaggaggaggatgatgatgAGGCTCTGGAACGTCTCCTGGAAGCCCCAGAGGTTTCCGGGTTGATGGATTCCGAGGACTCTGTAGACTGGCTGGCTGACAAGTAG